atgatcataatgctaagctaacgaatgggtcttgtccatcacatcattctcctaatgatgtgatcccattcatcaaatgacaacacatgtctatggtcaggaaacataaccatctttgataaacaagctagtcaagtagaggcatactagggacactctgttttgtctatgtattcacacatgtactaagtttccggttaatacaattctagcatgaataataaacatttatcatgatataaggaaataaataataactttattattgcctctagggcatatttccttcaggcggTGCGTGCGACGTCTGCACCGGCCCAGCCCGCTTCTGCGGCGGCCGCGCGACAAAGTGAGGCAGCGGCGCAGCCCGAGGCTGTGGCGCATGCGCCAGAGGCTGCTGCTTCCGGGGCGCCACCACGCCTGTCCCGGGCGCCGGAGGCCTCGGCCCCTGCGCTCCCATGCCGCGACCCGCAGCGGCTGGCACGGGCGCCACCACAGCCGGCCCAGGCGCCAGCGGCCTAGGCCTCTGTGCACCACCGCCGCGACCCACAGCGACCGGGACCGGCACCGGAGGCTTCGGTCCCGGCGGACCACCTCCACGCCCCGCCATGGCCACGAGAGGAGGGATACGAGCGGCGCGACCAGGTCCACACGTAGGGAACCCGGGAACGGCGCTGCATGGACGAACCCtaggcggcggcagcagagaACTACGATCACGACGACAGGGCGAACCCGTGCATGCGGCTacgtttttttttgcccgtagATGGAATCGGTTTTGCCTGGGCCTCATACCCAGCCACTTCCGGTCCGATCCTCCGAGATAGCTCGATCAGTGCCTCACGACTTGCATGCTGGGCGACATACCCAGTCATGCATGAACCCATTGGCGGCCCGCACAGCCTCAGGCCCAGCTTGGCCCAAAAGGTGATTCAAACGAGCAGCCCTGGCTGCCCGGATCTCAACCGACGTGCTGGtcaccggcgtcagcggcgccgccaccggacgcaccttcctcttcttctttctagTTACTCGAGTCCAAGAATCTGGCAAAATGAAATCTGACAAAGTAATTGGCTTGATACATACCTTGGGAATAGGACCTTTCCACGGCTAGATCGCGGAGGCCGCCGTCCTCCGGTGAACAATTTGGCGAACCAACTCCACCTTGTCCTCAGGGTGCAATCCTTGCCGAGCCGGATCGTCGAGCGGCACGACGTCATTTACAATCGTAGCCACTTCCTCCTCCGAATATCCGGGGTTGAAGGCCTCACAGATCACATCCGAAGGCGTAGGCGAGTACAACTCCGGCGGGTCTCCGGCGCAGTCCCCGTCATCATCATCCTCTTCGTCAGTCTCCGCGAGTGCCCAAAACTTGCCGCCGGCGTGCCCTAGTCCAGGGACGACGGAAGCTGGCGTCCGGATCGTGGCGATCGCCGCGGGCGTCACCCGCGTCCGCGTCGCCCCTAACATCGCCCCTTCCTCCCCCGGCAATTGCGAGAAGCCTACCAGGATAATGCTATTCTAATGCTCATGCTCCACAGCGTGCTCATGGCATATAGTAGAGGATCTCTTGTGTGTTGTCTGTGTTTCGTTCTTTGTTTTCTTTAATCTGGTCTGTAAGAGCATCTACGGTTGCGATGGGCAAATCCGACCACTCAAACGCCCGCATAAGTGCCCGGGCGCGTCCGCGGGCACTGACCGAGCACGCCTTATATTTTGACTTCCATGCTCGCGTCCCTTATATCTGAAATCTCGAACCCATAAAATTCATGCAACGCTACGTAAAACACAGAATCAAAGAGCAGTTCATCGAATCAGCCGGGCAAAAGGAACATGATTCATTGGAGTTCAACATCGGACAGTGCAAATCCATACTACAAACATATGAAATATAGATAAAATATAAACAGAACGAGAAACGGCGGAGGAAATCACCATTTCCTCGCTGGCCCCTTCCCCTTCCGGTCATCGGCGAGGTTGTGTCCCTCCTCCATGTAGGCGGAGGCGCGTCGTCGTCGTAGCTGGAGGTGGAGCCGTCCGCCATATCCGAGTCGGAGCCGCACCACATGCCCGACAGCCTGCGAAAGAAGGCAGTCCTGCTCCTTCGCATGGCGGGCCGCCGCCTCCTTGTTTCCTCGCGCGCTGACAACTCGATGGCGAGTCGGAGCGCCTTGGCATTCTTGTGGCAGAggcgcctgatacgtctccaacgtatctataatttttgattgttccatgttgttttattatcaatcttggatgttttataatcattttacagtcattttatatcattttttggtactaacctattgacatagtgccaagtgccagttgctgttttttccatgttttttgcatcgcaggaaatcaatatcaaacgaagtccaaatgccacgaaactccaagatgattttttatgggctagaaggaaggcaatgggccctggttgcacctggggggtgccccgagggggcacaacccaccagggcgcgcaatattggggtatttatagagcaaagaggcggtccggggggcacccgagggggcacaacccactagggcgcaccaggaggcccaggcgcgccctggtgggttgtgcccacctcgggtgccccggaccgcccccaggcgcgccctggtgggttgtgcccacctcgggtgccccccggaccgcctctttgctctataaataccccaatattccagaaaccctagatacgtcaacgaaatattcatccagccgccgcagagtccagaaccaccagatccaatctagacaccatcacgaaggggttcaccacttccattggtgcctctccgatgatgcgtgagtagttctttgtagaccttcgggtccgtagttagtagctagatagctttctctctctcgctgaattctcaatacaatggtctcttggagatccatatgatgtaactcttttgcggtgtgtttgttgggatatgatgaacttcgagtttatgatcggttatatctttttatatccatgaaagttatttgagtttctttgatctcttatatgcatgatctcttatagcctcgtatttcttctccgatatttgggttttgtttggccaacttgatctatttatcttgcaatggaaagaggtgcccggtagtgggttcgatcttacggtgcttgatcccagtgacagaaggggaaccgacacgtatgtatcgttgctactaaggataaaaaacgagatctatatctaccgccatatagataaacggatcttgtctacatcatgtcatcgttcttattgcattactctatttttccatgaacttaatacactagatgcatgctagatagcggtcgatgtgtggagtaatagtactagatgtaggcaggagtcggtatactaatcttggacgtgatgcctatgtaatgatcattgcctggatatcatcgtgattatttgaagttctatcaattgcccaacagtaatttgtttacccaccgtttgctattttctcgagagaagccactagtgaaacctacggcccccgggtcttcttcctcatatatttgccttgcgatctatttttccgttgcatttttagatctattaaaccaaaaatacagaatattttgctgcactttattttatttgcgatctattatttcaatctatcaTAATTTTCTCATGTCtccttgccaatttctggcgccgtacccaggaagggattgacaacccctttaacacgtcaggttgcgaggtgttgttatttgtgtgcaggtgttgcttacgttgtgttgcttggttcttctactggttcgataccttggtttcataactaagggaaatacctaccgtcgttgtgctacatcatccctccctctccagggaaataccgacgtagttccagctaCCATCAGCGCCCTGCATCCGTCTCCGTTGTAGTGAGCGAGTGGCGGAGGACAGATGGGAGGAGCGCTGCCTCAGGATCGACCAACGCGCTCGCACACGAACGGCGCGTGGACATCGACTTCGACGCCGCTGCCCTCTCCCTCGCCCGCTGCCGCTCCCGCGGGGCTACTCGTGCCTCCGACTCGGGCGTTCGAGTGCGCGCCGGCCCCAGCGCGGGCACGAGGACCCAACGGTGGCCGTGCACCACCCCCGAACCAGAGAGTGCTGGTGGTGGGCGTCGTACCTCGAGGAGCAGAGCGGAATGGCCGGAGCTGCGCGCCGGGTGGGAAGGGCCGGCGACGTCGCGGTTGCTGCATTGACGTGCGCGGGGTGCTGAGGAAGTGGATCCACCGCTGTCAGATTTGCCTTGGTCGATGACCGGGCGCCTCAATGCGATGCGGAGGGCGGCCTCCTCCACATCGTCGAGCTCCGCTTCACGCAGCAGGTTAGACCAGTCGTCGTCGGAGTCGGAGTCCCCACCGGAGGCAGCGCTGCTTCGGTCGCCAGCCATCGGATGCGTTTGAAGGGGATCGAAAGTGGAGTGGACGGAGAGAGGGGTGAAGTGGAGTTCGGATGGACTGCGGTCTAGGGTTTTCCGGATGGCGATATTTATGGGGCAGGCATGGGCCTGGCTGGGCCAAGCCGACATGGCGGACGCGCCCGGACCGCCCCATATCgaccccatatttgggctggatatgaggggtgccggtcagtcCAGGCGTTTGAGACCCGTTTGAGGCGCTCAGGTGGGTCGATTTTTTTGTGTCCGGTCAACCCGCCCAGGCGTTTGAGACGTGTTTAGGGCGCCtagctgtagatgctctaagaggGTTTTTTCATCACCTTGTCTTGTATTTTTTACAAATAGACAGAGCTTGCGTATCATTTCATTGGTAGAACAAGTTAAATATGAATACAAGTGGTGATACAACACATGACACGAACGCAACATGCGTAAATATGGTGCCCGGAGCAagacctagggtttcccctcaTGCTCGAAGAGGGGCACAGATGTCGGCCATGGCAACGCCTCCAAGAAGGGGACGGCACCCACGAGTGTCGCCGCTGCCAACATCAAAAGATCGAGCAAGGATTTTGCCTGGCCAGAGTCTGAGCAATCCCAAGCCGTCGGAGCAAGATTCGATTAAGATGAAACCAAGTTGTCGGTTGGAACCACCACTGTAGAAAAGGGAGCTATGGTCGTTGCCGAAGAAGGCACCGTACACCGCCGGACATGAGAGCTACGGATTAGACGGAAGTACGGGGCACGGAGGTGGGCAAGGTTTGGGCGGCTGGGTGGAAAGAGAGGCGCTTAGGGGGATAGAGGGTGGCTGAAGACCCGGAGGAGTCAGGATATGGAGAGGAGCACAGATCTGGGCCGTCTGGACTGGAGCTACAGGGAGGCTGATGAGCCAAGGAGTCGGAGAGAGGCGTAGCTCTAGGATCAAGCTAGAGCCGCACCAGGGTGGATGCCAGCCAACAGAGAACGCCTGCACGGGGCGGTGGGGAGCCGCCGAGATGCCGGCCGGAGGAGCCAGAAGGGACGCAGCACACACGAAGCACCGGATCTGGAGCTGTGCCGGCCATCCATGGAGGGGAGGGCGTCCATGGCTACATACTAACTGAAATAACTGAACaaatatactaaaacatgtctatatacattcgATTTTAGAATATATTGTAAAATATTTCCGCAACAACGTGTGAGCTATTATCACCTAATTTAAAGAAATCTTTAAACCCTATATGTTAAGTTAGTTTTCATAGCTCTTTCCGTCGTAAAAATAAAAAAGTTTCCAGAGTTCCTTTTTAGCCTGTTAATGCAATAATAGCATGATATTATCCAAATGAACTACTCCCGCCGTTATTATTATAAGATATTTTAAATATtttaatatgaactacatacgaaCTAAAATAAATGAACAAACACTAAAGCGTGTCTACACACATTCTATTTGGGAAAAACGTAGAACAtcttataacagagtagcaatgtAGCCAATATTGATATAGTCATCGCCATGACACGTATCTACGAAAAGAGAGGTAAAAAGGATGAAAAGGAGAGGAAGCTTGATTGGGACTACACAAGCACAAGTGCTCACACTAAAATCTTACTAGACCTTATGCAAAAGAATGCTAGGGCACGTTCATCTAAAAATCCTACTAGTAAACGTGCACAGACATCATGTGGGTACATGATCATTTTTCGTTACAAAACGTGCATACGCAAGCACACGACAGTTCGCAGTATGTTGACAAAACTCGACGCAGGGTCGGCCGGTACCGGCCGGAAGCAAGGAAAAATGGTATCACCGTGGGGATTGCACTCCCAGGTACGCAGAATCGTCCAAGCTGACATACGCATTGCTAGGCTCAATCTCGGAGCAGGTGCTTGTTGGCGTTGGCGACCCAACAGTAAGCAAGGCTTCCATCTCCTCGGAACTCTTTTGGCGCCATGGATGCTGCGCAAGCAGAAGCCTCCTTAGCCTGCCAAGCTCTTCTGCAACCTCGCGCATGGAGGGTCTCTTCTCGCTGGCCATCTCCAGGCATTGCTTTGCTATCTCCGCCACCTGCTCAATCACCTCGATGCTCTGCTCGTCCACGATCTGGGCGTCCACTATCTCGTCCAGCTTGCTCGCGCTTGCAGCGAGAAGGAAGTGCGACGAGAGGTTCTTCTCCTCGCCCTCGGCGGCCTGAAGGTTGAGCGCCTTCCTCCGggtgagcagctccaggaggacGACGCCGAAGCTGTACACGTCGCTCTTGTCCGTCAGCTTGCATGTCTGCATGTACTCCGGGTCGAGGTAGCCGCAGGTCCCCTGGACAAACGTCACGAACTGGGCCTCGTCCGTCGGGGCCAGCGTGGAAGCCCCGAAGTCGGAGACCTTGACGGTGTGGCCGTCGTCGATGAGCATGTTGGGCGACTTCACGTCGCCGTGGATGATCGGCGGCGAGGCCCAGGAGTGCAGGTAGGCGAGCGCCTCGGCGCCCTCGTGCGCGATCTTGAGGCGCGTCGCCAGGGGGACGCGCGCTCCGGGGCGGTGGATGAGCTGGTACAGGGTGCCGTTGGGGACGAACTCGTAGACGAGCATGGGGACCTCCACCTCGAGGCAGCAGCCGTAGAGCCTGACGACGTTCCGGTGGTTGATCTGGGACAGGATGAGCATCTCCTTCCCGAACTCCTTCTTCTGCCTGTCGTTGATGAGCTTGCACCGCTTTATGGCCACTGCTCGGCTGTCCTTGAGAGTGCCCTTGTAGACGGTGCCGTTGCCTCCCTTCCCGATCACATTTCGCTCGTCGAATCTGCCGGTTGCCTCCTCTAGCTCTTCCTTGGTGAACAGCGTGAAGGACACTCCTTGCTTTGACTTCATCTCCTCGAAGAGCATGAGGCCTCCGTGCTGCTTGAAGTACCTCCTCTTTACGGTGGCAAGGCTCCTCCTTTCGTGGATCAGGTAGGCACAGGACATGCTAATTACCAGTACAACTACGCTGATGCTAACACCTGCATTAAAAAGGTGTGCTAGAAATTAAGATTCAGATGTCTGAAAGAATTCAGGGAGCATGCATTAGCTTTGCGTCTGCAGAGTAAGTGCAGAAATACTTGTTGTTCTTGGGAGGGAGAGCAGAGAAATGTCAAATGGAGTCAAATGGCGTACCAATTGCAATGTGGGCTCCAAGTTGAGATTTCTTCGCCTCGCATGTGCCAGTGTAAGCGTTGCCTCTTGTCTTGTCAGGGCAAGCGCACCTGAATCCTCCCGGAGTGTTGATGCAGGTACCAGGAACAGAGCACGGGTACTTGATTCCACCATCGCCGCACTCGTCAATATCTGCAAAAGCAAACCACAAATTTCTTATAGCGTCGACCGGTCGATGCGGACAAAAGTTCATCTCAAGTACGAGAATAGGAAAAGACGAAGAGCAGACCTCGGCAGCCGCCTTGCAGGTATGGGTTGCCTTGGTACCCACGAGAGCAGTTGCAGAGATATCCCGGGCCGTTTCTCGAATCCACGCACCCGCTGTTGCTGCTGACGCAGGCGTAGGCCGTGGTGTTCCGCATCGCCTCCCGGCACGTCACCTTCCCTACCACCCAGTCGAGCACCAGCGGCACCTTCCCGCCGGTGGACGCCATGAAGTCGCCGGCAGTGACGTAGGTGGTGCGGAAGTCGAACCACGCCGCCTCGACCAGGACCGCGTAGCTGCACCGGCTGAAGTTGGCGATCGCGGTGGTGTTGAACTTCTCCTCAAACACCACGTCGTACGAGTTGATCCCCCTGGGGATGGCCGCCTGGCAGCAGCCCATGCCGGAGCAGGAGCCGTTCTCCAGCCGGCCGGCGCCCGGGCACGTGGCCATGCACCCGGTCATGTACGTGGAGCCCGTCGCGAACTGGGACGCGTCCTTGGAGCTCACGTAGGCGAGCGAGTTGCACCCGACCACGGTGAACCGGTTGTCCTCGTCGGACAGCATGAAGGACGAGTCGGAGAAGTCTGTCCACATGCTGCTCAGCCCGTCCATGGACCGGGACGTGGCGTTGTAGCACCACGGGTTGATCTCGTTGCGGACGCGCGCCTGCCCGCGGGCCACGGACACGCCCAGGACCTCGACCTCGAAGCAGAAGGGCCTGTAGGTGCCGTCGGCGGTGAGGTTGCAGGTGAGCCCGAAGGTCACGTCGTTCTCGCCCGTGTAGAGGTAGCAGCCGCGGCCGATGCCGAACGGGTACGGGATGTCCACGTCGCCGCACCGCCGCTGGCATGTTCCGCTCGGTGGTTGCGATGCCGATGCCGCCGCGGGCCACGCCGAAGCGAGCACGGCGATCAAGATAAGAAGCATCTCTGCAGCTTGCGAGGTGAGCCGGCGTGGTGAAATTTTGCCTTGCCGTGGCTGCTCTGGATACAACACCTTTAGTTTGGAGGCTGCAAGTTTCAACAAGGAAATATCTAGCGACGATTCTGGCAAGAGCTGTCGCCATTGCTGCAATGAATTCGCAAGCGACCACTTTGATTAGATCGGAGGATCTACACGATCTCTCCAACCGTCCAAGGAATAGTTCGAAAAAGAAGAGACTGAAAAAGACTGATGCGGCAGGACTGCGTCAAAGTGTCCATACTTTCTTTCTTGACAGACAAAGGAGTGTACATGCGAATGCCTACTTTGTTGAAGCTCCTGCCGCTCGGTACTCGACAGAGACGCGCACGAGGAGGCGAAGAACTCTCATGATCGATGATCGATCAATTGCGTAAGCAAGATGCCGCGGGAGGAAATGATGGAAGACAAGGCCAGCCGTTCATGATTTCACACACAGTTCGTTTGTCTCCCGCATCTCTGCCGCATATTTTGTTGTTAGTCTGCTCACACGGTCCGCCTTACTATTTTACGGGAAAGGCGGGTGCTCTTGGCTCGCGAACGTTCACTGCGAGGGGATGACATCGAGCGATTTTGATGGTAGTTTTAGTTATCAAGGAATGACAACTTCTTTAGAAAAATATGACAGTTTCTCTGGAAGAAGGCATTTTTTGTTTATACTGTCATCGTTTGATCTCTTGAAGCAATTAAAACTGTCAGGAAAAAGCGTTCGCTTGCCATCCCCTCCCAGCTGACGTTCATCAGATAACATTAGCATTTTTTCTAGCGAGTGTATAATGGTAAGTCAACTAATTTTGATTTATGTGAGTTCAGAAAAAAAAACACACATCTAGCCTCTACCCCCCAAAACCACGCCGCGTCTGACCTCCACGTCCTCTCTTCCACTCACCGCGCTAGAGACTTGTGGCCAGGCTCGGCCGATGAAGGTGGCGGCGAAGAGGTCTCCACTCGGTAGCCTTCAACGACGAGATGCGATCTGCATGCGGCGGCTTGAAGCAAAGGATATGGTTGAGCAGCGGTAGCAATGGCGTTTTCAGCCGGGCTGGCGGTCTCTAGTGATGAGGCGCCACTGGTCGTGTTCTCGTTTACAACTACGCGGGCGACAACGACAGCCTTCTCAGACCCAACGAGGCGGCTCTTGGCACGAGCGCGCGGGTGCTGCGATGCTGGGCGGTTGTCGCAAGAGGCCGGACTGTCATGGACCTACAAATTTCGCGACAATGGCTAGTATGTCTATCGGACAATTCTACTGCCACATGCAAAGACAACGGAGCAAGAGGGTGTGGGCTCCAGAGCGTCCCAAAATTGGATTATGGTGGTGCACCTTCCTCCTCGTCTATCTTTGTCGTGTGTGCGACAACGACCTTAACCGTTCGGAGCCTTTGGTGGTGACCAGCTCTTCTCGCGGCTCGATTGTCTGCTTGTGCAAGCATGgtctttgatacgtctccaatgtatctataatttatgaagtattcatgctgctattttatcattcttggatgttttacaatcattttatagcaactttatatcatttttttggactaacttattggcatagtgtccagtgccagttgttgttttttgcttgtattttacatcgcagaaaatcaatacaaaacggagtccaaatgcagcgaaactttttgtggattttttatggaccagaagacatccgaTGAGTCAGAGTAGCccttgggggtgccccgaggggggcacaacccaccagggcacgcctgcgcccccaggcgcacccagttgggttgtgcccacctcggtggcctcccgcaccccctcttcgacctataaattcccaaatattccaaaaaccctcagggtaaccctagatcagaagttccgccgccgcaagtctctgtagccacgataaaccaatctagaccgcattccggcaccctgccggaggggaaatcatcaccggtggccatcttcatcatcccgacgaccaccatgatgaggagggagtagtccaccctcggggctgagggtttgtaccagtagctatgtgtttaatctctctctctctctctctcatgttcttgatggcacgatcttgatgtatcaggggctttgttaatatagttggatcatatggtgttttcccctctttatcttgttgtgatgaattgagttttcccttttagattttgttttatcggattcaatacttttatggatttgagagcacttgatgtatgtcttgctatgaatacccgtggtgacaatggagtatcttattgattcacttgatatatgttttggcactcaactcgcggattcccgaggtgacattggggtaatctatgcataggggttgatgcacgttctcgtccttgtttctccgatagaaatcttgggacactctttgaagttctttttggattgagtattatgaatcagaaattgtttgatgcatatcgtataatcaactcacggatactcgcggtgacattggagtatctaggtgacattagagttggttgatgtgtatcatatggtgttattttagtacgaactcttggttagatcaatcggaaagaatagcttggtgttattttagtacgaactctaggatagattgatcggaaagaatagctttgaggtggtttcgtaccctacaaacagtttcttcttatgttctccgctagataagaattttggagtgattcttcatcacacgttgagggatggttatatgatccaattatattatcattattgagagattgcactagcgaaagtacggaccctaggcctcattttcaagcattgaaataccgtttgtgctcccttatatcaattgctaccttgctgttttttattgttcttattacaaaaatcaatatctactatccatattacacttgtatcaccatctcttcgccgaactagtgcacctataaaaattaccattgtatctggtgtgttggggacacaagagactttttattatttggttgcagggttgtttcagagagaccatcttcatcctacggctcccacggattgataaaccttaggtcatccacttgagggaaaattgttactgtcctacaaaactctgcgcttggaggcccaacacgtgtctaccagaataaagttgcgtagtagacaccaagctcttttctggcgccattgccggggaggtgagtgcttgaaggtatatctttagatcttgcaatcgaatcttttagtttcttgtttatcactagtttgctttataaaaagaaaactacaaaaaatggagattgggttacctcaggttgttctttatctttataATGTCTATCTTGataataaggattccgataattgtgctcaattgctagaaaAGGAATTCAACAAAATTTATGGCATAAAAACATTGGATGATGGGCATGATTGCAATAttgctagtatgaattctttgaatatccatgatgttaATGATGATTGCATTAGTCTTGATAATGATGTCTCCTATAAGAATGTCATtttttgcggagtgaattgggagtgcaaatgcacaccaaaaagggaagatagattttgtaagaagcataaatatttagaaacgaaaaagttgcaagagaggctagatgattgtgctgaaagatttgatttttctcgccatccttgtgaactttgcaatgaaggtggtcatttaaatctccaatgcaaattgttttaTGATCAAATTGTGTcaaaaaattgtgataacttgattacccttgagcatcataaagagcttagtcttcttttggggtatgaagaaatgaaacgtataactga
The sequence above is a segment of the Aegilops tauschii subsp. strangulata cultivar AL8/78 chromosome 6, Aet v6.0, whole genome shotgun sequence genome. Coding sequences within it:
- the LOC109784007 gene encoding wall-associated receptor kinase 2, which gives rise to MLLILIAVLASAWPAAASASQPPSGTCQRRCGDVDIPYPFGIGRGCYLYTGENDVTFGLTCNLTADGTYRPFCFEVEVLGVSVARGQARVRNEINPWCYNATSRSMDGLSSMWTDFSDSSFMLSDEDNRFTVVGCNSLAYVSSKDASQFATGSTYMTGCMATCPGAGRLENGSCSGMGCCQAAIPRGINSYDVVFEEKFNTTAIANFSRCSYAVLVEAAWFDFRTTYVTAGDFMASTGGKVPLVLDWVVGKVTCREAMRNTTAYACVSSNSGCVDSRNGPGYLCNCSRGYQGNPYLQGGCRDIDECGDGGIKYPCSVPGTCINTPGGFRCACPDKTRGNAYTGTCEAKKSQLGAHIAIGVSISVVVLVISMSCAYLIHERRSLATVKRRYFKQHGGLMLFEEMKSKQGVSFTLFTKEELEEATGRFDERNVIGKGGNGTVYKGTLKDSRAVAIKRCKLINDRQKKEFGKEMLILSQINHRNVVRLYGCCLEVEVPMLVYEFVPNGTLYQLIHRPGARVPLATRLKIAHEGAEALAYLHSWASPPIIHGDVKSPNMLIDDGHTVKVSDFGASTLAPTDEAQFVTFVQGTCGYLDPEYMQTCKLTDKSDVYSFGVVLLELLTRRKALNLQAAEGEEKNLSSHFLLAASASKLDEIVDAQIVDEQSIEVIEQVAEIAKQCLEMASEKRPSMREVAEELGRLRRLLLAQHPWRQKSSEEMEALLTVGSPTPTSTCSEIEPSNAYVSLDDSAYLGVQSPR